From the Manis javanica isolate MJ-LG chromosome 11, MJ_LKY, whole genome shotgun sequence genome, one window contains:
- the ITGA7 gene encoding integrin alpha-7 isoform X7 → MARTLGRDPWLGPGICYLLGSLLAGLLSLRAVAFNLDVMGALRKEGEPGSLFGFSVALHRQLQPRPQSWLLVGAPQALALPGQQANRTGGLFACPLSLEETDCYRMDIDRGADVQKESKENQWLGVSVRSQGPGGKIVTCAHRYEARQRVDQVLETRDVIGRCFVLSQDLAIHDELDGGEWKFCEGRPQGHEQFGFCQQGTAAAFSPDSHYILFGAPGTYNWKGTARVELCVQGPTDLVHLDDGPYEAGGEKEQDPRLIPVPANSYLGFSIDSGKGLLRAEELSFVAGAPRANHKGAVVILRKDSASRLVPEVMLSGERLTSGFGYSLAVADFNNDGWTDLVVGAPYFFERQEELGGAVYVYMNQAGHWAGVSPVRLCGSPDSMFGISLAVLGDLNKDGFTDVAVGAPFDGDGKVFVYHGSSLGVVTKPSQVLEAEAVGLKSFGYSLSGGLDVDGNLYPDLLVGSLADMAVLFRARPVLHVSHEVFIAPKTIDLEQPTCAGGHSVCVDLRVCFSYMATPSSDSPIVALEYVLDGDTDRRLRGQVPRVTFLSRSPDDPKHQASGTMWLKHPHDRVCGDTMFQLQENVKDKLRAIVVTLSYSLQTPRLRQQAPGQGLPPVAPILNVHQPSTERAEIHFLKQGCGEDKVCQSNLQLAHARFCARVSDTEFQPLPMDSDGTTALFALSGQPVMGLQLKVTNLPSDPAQPQANGDDAHEARLLVTLPAPLHYSGVRALDPAEKPLCLSNENASHVECELGNPMKRGAQVAFYLLLSTSGITIETTELEVELLLATISEQELHPVSAQARVFIELPLSITGVAIPQQLFFSGVVRGESAMRSEWDVGSKVKYEVTVSNQGQSLNTLGSAFLNIMWPHEISNGKWLLYPMRVELEGGQGPGQKGLCSPRPNTLRLDVDIRDRRRRELQLLEPPEPHELPVWSPSWWPVSSAERKRNITLDCARGTASCVVFSCPLYSFDRAAVLHIWGRLWNSTFLEEYSAMKSLEVIVRANITVKSSIKNLLLRDASTVIPVEVYLDPAVVGTAGVPWWVILLAVLAGLLVLALLVLLLRQIGFFKREQYPEATVPQYHAVKIPREDRQQFKEEKTGTILRNNWGSPLREGSDAHPILAADGHPQLGSDEHPAPGTA, encoded by the exons GCTGCTGGTGGGTGCTCCGCAGGCCCTAGCTTTGCCTGGGCAGCAGGCGAATCGCACCGGAGGCCTCTTCGCTTGCCCCCTGAGCCTGGAAGAGACTGACTGCTACAGAATGGACATCGACCGGGGAG CTGATGTACAGAAGGAGAGCAAGGAGAACCAGTGGTTGGGAGTCAGTGTTCGGAGCCAGGGGCCCGGGGGCAAGATTGTC ACCTGTGCACACCGATATGAGGCACGGCAGCGAGTGGACCAGGTCCTGGAGACGAGGGATGTGATCGGTCGCTGCTTTGTGCTAAGCCAAGACCTGGCCATCCATGATGAGTTGGATGGCGGGGAGTGGAAGTTCTGTGAGGGCCGCCCCCAGGGCCACGAGCAATTTGGGTTCTGCCAGCAGGGCACGGCCGCAGCCTTCTCCCCAGACAGCCACTATATCCTCTTTGGGGCCCCAGGAACCTATAACTGGAAGG GCACGGCCAGGGTGGAGCTCTGTGTGCAGGGCCCAACGGACCTGGTGCACCTGGACGATGGGCCGTACGAGGCGGGGGGTGAGAAGGAGCAGGACCCCCGCCTCATCCCAGTCCCGGCCAACAGCTACCTTG GTTTCTCCATCGACTCGGGGAAGGGTCTGTTGCgtgcagaggagctgagcttTGTGGCAGGAGCCCCCCGAGCCAACCACAAGGGTGCTGTGGTCATTCTTCGCAAAGACAGCGCCAGTCGCCTTGTGCCTGAGGTTATGCTGTCTGGGGAGCGCCTGACCTCTGGGTTTGGCTACTCGCTGGCTGTGGCTGATTTCAACAATGATGG CTGGACAGACCTGGTAGTGGGTGCCCCCTACTTCTTTGAGCGCCAAGAGGAGCTGGGGGGTGCCGTGTATGTGTACATGAACCAGGCGGGCCACTGGGCTGGAGTATCCCCTGTCCGGCTCTGTGGCTCCCCTGACTCCATGTTCGGGATCAGCCTCGCTGTCCTAGGGGACCTCAACAAGGATGGCTTCACAG ATGTTGCTGTGGGGGCTCCCTTTGATGGGGATGGGAAGGTCTTCGTCTACCATGGAAGCAGCCTGGGGGTTGTCACCAAACCTTCCCAG GTGCTGGAGGCTGAGGCTGTGGGTTTAAAGAGCTTCGGCTACTCACTGTCAGGAGGCCTAGATGTGGATGGGAACCTTTACCCCGACCTGCTGGTGGGCTCTCTGGCTGACATGGCAGTGCTCTTCAG GGCCAGACCTGTCCTCCATGTCTCCCATGAAGTCTTCATTGCTCCGAAAACCATTGATTTAGAACAGCCCACTTGTGCTGGCGGCCACTCGGTCTG TGTGGACCTAAGGGTCTGTTTCAGCTACATGGCCACCCCCAGCAGCGATAGCCCTATTGTGG CCCTGGAATATGTGTTAGATGGGGACACAGACCGGAGGCTCCGGGGCCAGGTCCCCCGTGTGACCTTCTTGAGCCGTAGCCCAGACGACCCCAAGCACCAGGCCTCAGGCACCATGTGGCTGAAGCACCCGCATGACCGAGTGTGTGGAGATACCATGTTCCAGCTGCAG GAAAATGTCAAAGACAAGCTTCGGGCTATTGTGGTGACCTTGTCCTATAGTCTCCAGACCCCTCGGCTCCGGCAACAGGCTCCTGGCCAGGGGCTGCCACCAGTGGCCCCCATTCTTAATGTCCACCAGCCCAGCACTGAGCGGGCAGAG ATCCACTTCCTGAAGCAAGGCTGTGGTGAAGACAAAGTCTGCCAGAGCAATCTGCAGCTGGCCCACGCCCGCTTCTGTGCCCGGGTCAGCGACACAGAGTTCCAGCCTCTGCCCAT GGATTCAGATGGGACAACAGCTCTGTTTGCCCTGAGTGGGCAGCCAGTCATGGGTCTGCAGCTGAAGGTCACCAACCTGCCTTCagacccagcccagccccaggccaaTGGAGATGATGCCCATGAAGCCCGGCTCCTGGTCACCCTTCCTGCCCCTCTGCATTACTCAGGGGTCCGGGCGCTGGACCCTGCG GAGAAGCCTCTCTGCCTGTCCAATGAGAATGCCTCCCACGTTGAGTGTGAGCTCGGGAACCCCATGAAGAGAGGTGCCCAG GTTGCCTTCTACCTCCTCCTTAGCACCTCAGGGATCACTATTGAGACCACGGAGCTGGAGGTGGAGCTGCTGCTAGCCAC GATCAGTGAGCAGGAGCTGCATCCGGTCTCTGCCCAAGCCCGAGTCTTCATCGAGCTGCCACTGTCCATCACAGG GGTGGCCATTCCCCAGCAGCTCTTCTTCTCTGGTGTCGTGCGGGGTGAGAGTGCCATGCGGTCTGAGTGGGATGTGGGCAGTAAGGTCAAGTATGAGGTCACG GTCTCCAACCAAGGCCAGTCTCTCAACACCCTGGGCTCTGCTTTCCTCAACATCATGTGGCCCCATGAGATTTCCAATGGGAAATGGCTGCTGTACCCCATGCgggtggagctggagggagggcaggggcctGGACAGAAGGGGCTCTGTTCCCCTAGGCCCAACACTCTCCGCCTG GATGTGGACATCAGGGACAGGAGGCGGCGGGAGCTGCAGCTGCTGGAGCCGCCAGAGCCACATGAGTTGCCAGTGTGGAGCCCATCCTGGTGGCCAGTGTCCTCtgctgagaggaagagaaatatcaCCTTG GACTGTGCCCGTGGTACGGCCAGCTGTGTGGTGTTCAGCTGCCCTCTTTACAGCTTTGACCGTGCGGCTGTGCTGCACATCTGGGGCCGGCTCTGGAACAGCACCTTCTTGGAG GAGTACTCAGCCATGAAGTCCCTGGAAGTGATTGTCCGAGCCAACATCACTGTGAAGTCTTCCATCAAAAACCTGCTGCTCAGAGATGCCTCCACAGTG ATCCCAGTGGAGGTATACTTGGACCCTGCAGTGGTGGGGACGGCGGGAGTGCCCTGGTGGGTCATCCTCCTGGCGGTGCTGGCTGGGCTGCTGGTGCTGGCGCTGCTGGTCCTGCTCCTGCGGCAG ATTGGATTCTTCAAGAGGGAGCAGTACCCCGAGGCCACTGTGCCCCAGTACCACGCGGTGAAGATACCTCGAGAAGACAGACAGCAGTTCAAGGAGGAGAAGACAGGCACCATCCTGCGGAACAACTGGGGCAGCCCCCTGAGGGAGGGCTCCGACGCACACCCCATCCTGGCTGCTGATGGGCACCCTCAGCTGGGCTCTGATGAGCACCCTGCACCAGGCACTGCCTAG
- the ITGA7 gene encoding integrin alpha-7 isoform X3, translating to MARTLGRDPWLGPGICYLLGSLLAGLLSLRAVAFNLDVMGALRKEGEPGSLFGFSVALHRQLQPRPQSWLLVGAPQALALPGQQANRTGGLFACPLSLEETDCYRMDIDRGADVQKESKENQWLGVSVRSQGPGGKIVTCAHRYEARQRVDQVLETRDVIGRCFVLSQDLAIHDELDGGEWKFCEGRPQGHEQFGFCQQGTAAAFSPDSHYILFGAPGTYNWKGTARVELCVQGPTDLVHLDDGPYEAGGLLFVTNIDSSDPDQLVYKTLDPADRLPGPAGDLALNSYLGFSIDSGKGLLRAEELSFVAGAPRANHKGAVVILRKDSASRLVPEVMLSGERLTSGFGYSLAVADFNNDGWTDLVVGAPYFFERQEELGGAVYVYMNQAGHWAGVSPVRLCGSPDSMFGISLAVLGDLNKDGFTGVTGTRKGSGEESRGRDVAVGAPFDGDGKVFVYHGSSLGVVTKPSQVLEAEAVGLKSFGYSLSGGLDVDGNLYPDLLVGSLADMAVLFRARPVLHVSHEVFIAPKTIDLEQPTCAGGHSVCVDLRVCFSYMATPSSDSPIVALEYVLDGDTDRRLRGQVPRVTFLSRSPDDPKHQASGTMWLKHPHDRVCGDTMFQLQENVKDKLRAIVVTLSYSLQTPRLRQQAPGQGLPPVAPILNVHQPSTERAEIHFLKQGCGEDKVCQSNLQLAHARFCARVSDTEFQPLPMDSDGTTALFALSGQPVMGLQLKVTNLPSDPAQPQANGDDAHEARLLVTLPAPLHYSGVRALDPAEKPLCLSNENASHVECELGNPMKRGAQVAFYLLLSTSGITIETTELEVELLLATISEQELHPVSAQARVFIELPLSITGVAIPQQLFFSGVVRGESAMRSEWDVGSKVKYEVTVSNQGQSLNTLGSAFLNIMWPHEISNGKWLLYPMRVELEGGQGPGQKGLCSPRPNTLRLDVDIRDRRRRELQLLEPPEPHELPVWSPSWWPVSSAERKRNITLDCARGTASCVVFSCPLYSFDRAAVLHIWGRLWNSTFLEEYSAMKSLEVIVRANITVKSSIKNLLLRDASTVIPVEVYLDPAVVGTAGVPWWVILLAVLAGLLVLALLVLLLRQIGFFKREQYPEATVPQYHAVKIPREDRQQFKEEKTGTILRNNWGSPLREGSDAHPILAADGHPQLGSDEHPAPGTA from the exons GCTGCTGGTGGGTGCTCCGCAGGCCCTAGCTTTGCCTGGGCAGCAGGCGAATCGCACCGGAGGCCTCTTCGCTTGCCCCCTGAGCCTGGAAGAGACTGACTGCTACAGAATGGACATCGACCGGGGAG CTGATGTACAGAAGGAGAGCAAGGAGAACCAGTGGTTGGGAGTCAGTGTTCGGAGCCAGGGGCCCGGGGGCAAGATTGTC ACCTGTGCACACCGATATGAGGCACGGCAGCGAGTGGACCAGGTCCTGGAGACGAGGGATGTGATCGGTCGCTGCTTTGTGCTAAGCCAAGACCTGGCCATCCATGATGAGTTGGATGGCGGGGAGTGGAAGTTCTGTGAGGGCCGCCCCCAGGGCCACGAGCAATTTGGGTTCTGCCAGCAGGGCACGGCCGCAGCCTTCTCCCCAGACAGCCACTATATCCTCTTTGGGGCCCCAGGAACCTATAACTGGAAGG GCACGGCCAGGGTGGAGCTCTGTGTGCAGGGCCCAACGGACCTGGTGCACCTGGACGATGGGCCGTACGAGGCGGGGG GGTTGCTCTTTGTGACCAACATTGATAGCTCAGACCCTGACCAGCTGGTGTATAAAACTCTGGACCCTGCTGACCGGCTCCCAGGACCAGCCGGAGACTTGGCCCTGAATAGCTACTTAG GTTTCTCCATCGACTCGGGGAAGGGTCTGTTGCgtgcagaggagctgagcttTGTGGCAGGAGCCCCCCGAGCCAACCACAAGGGTGCTGTGGTCATTCTTCGCAAAGACAGCGCCAGTCGCCTTGTGCCTGAGGTTATGCTGTCTGGGGAGCGCCTGACCTCTGGGTTTGGCTACTCGCTGGCTGTGGCTGATTTCAACAATGATGG CTGGACAGACCTGGTAGTGGGTGCCCCCTACTTCTTTGAGCGCCAAGAGGAGCTGGGGGGTGCCGTGTATGTGTACATGAACCAGGCGGGCCACTGGGCTGGAGTATCCCCTGTCCGGCTCTGTGGCTCCCCTGACTCCATGTTCGGGATCAGCCTCGCTGTCCTAGGGGACCTCAACAAGGATGGCTTCACAGGTGTGACTGGGACTCGGAAAGGCTCAGGGGAGGAAAGCAGGGGCAGAG ATGTTGCTGTGGGGGCTCCCTTTGATGGGGATGGGAAGGTCTTCGTCTACCATGGAAGCAGCCTGGGGGTTGTCACCAAACCTTCCCAG GTGCTGGAGGCTGAGGCTGTGGGTTTAAAGAGCTTCGGCTACTCACTGTCAGGAGGCCTAGATGTGGATGGGAACCTTTACCCCGACCTGCTGGTGGGCTCTCTGGCTGACATGGCAGTGCTCTTCAG GGCCAGACCTGTCCTCCATGTCTCCCATGAAGTCTTCATTGCTCCGAAAACCATTGATTTAGAACAGCCCACTTGTGCTGGCGGCCACTCGGTCTG TGTGGACCTAAGGGTCTGTTTCAGCTACATGGCCACCCCCAGCAGCGATAGCCCTATTGTGG CCCTGGAATATGTGTTAGATGGGGACACAGACCGGAGGCTCCGGGGCCAGGTCCCCCGTGTGACCTTCTTGAGCCGTAGCCCAGACGACCCCAAGCACCAGGCCTCAGGCACCATGTGGCTGAAGCACCCGCATGACCGAGTGTGTGGAGATACCATGTTCCAGCTGCAG GAAAATGTCAAAGACAAGCTTCGGGCTATTGTGGTGACCTTGTCCTATAGTCTCCAGACCCCTCGGCTCCGGCAACAGGCTCCTGGCCAGGGGCTGCCACCAGTGGCCCCCATTCTTAATGTCCACCAGCCCAGCACTGAGCGGGCAGAG ATCCACTTCCTGAAGCAAGGCTGTGGTGAAGACAAAGTCTGCCAGAGCAATCTGCAGCTGGCCCACGCCCGCTTCTGTGCCCGGGTCAGCGACACAGAGTTCCAGCCTCTGCCCAT GGATTCAGATGGGACAACAGCTCTGTTTGCCCTGAGTGGGCAGCCAGTCATGGGTCTGCAGCTGAAGGTCACCAACCTGCCTTCagacccagcccagccccaggccaaTGGAGATGATGCCCATGAAGCCCGGCTCCTGGTCACCCTTCCTGCCCCTCTGCATTACTCAGGGGTCCGGGCGCTGGACCCTGCG GAGAAGCCTCTCTGCCTGTCCAATGAGAATGCCTCCCACGTTGAGTGTGAGCTCGGGAACCCCATGAAGAGAGGTGCCCAG GTTGCCTTCTACCTCCTCCTTAGCACCTCAGGGATCACTATTGAGACCACGGAGCTGGAGGTGGAGCTGCTGCTAGCCAC GATCAGTGAGCAGGAGCTGCATCCGGTCTCTGCCCAAGCCCGAGTCTTCATCGAGCTGCCACTGTCCATCACAGG GGTGGCCATTCCCCAGCAGCTCTTCTTCTCTGGTGTCGTGCGGGGTGAGAGTGCCATGCGGTCTGAGTGGGATGTGGGCAGTAAGGTCAAGTATGAGGTCACG GTCTCCAACCAAGGCCAGTCTCTCAACACCCTGGGCTCTGCTTTCCTCAACATCATGTGGCCCCATGAGATTTCCAATGGGAAATGGCTGCTGTACCCCATGCgggtggagctggagggagggcaggggcctGGACAGAAGGGGCTCTGTTCCCCTAGGCCCAACACTCTCCGCCTG GATGTGGACATCAGGGACAGGAGGCGGCGGGAGCTGCAGCTGCTGGAGCCGCCAGAGCCACATGAGTTGCCAGTGTGGAGCCCATCCTGGTGGCCAGTGTCCTCtgctgagaggaagagaaatatcaCCTTG GACTGTGCCCGTGGTACGGCCAGCTGTGTGGTGTTCAGCTGCCCTCTTTACAGCTTTGACCGTGCGGCTGTGCTGCACATCTGGGGCCGGCTCTGGAACAGCACCTTCTTGGAG GAGTACTCAGCCATGAAGTCCCTGGAAGTGATTGTCCGAGCCAACATCACTGTGAAGTCTTCCATCAAAAACCTGCTGCTCAGAGATGCCTCCACAGTG ATCCCAGTGGAGGTATACTTGGACCCTGCAGTGGTGGGGACGGCGGGAGTGCCCTGGTGGGTCATCCTCCTGGCGGTGCTGGCTGGGCTGCTGGTGCTGGCGCTGCTGGTCCTGCTCCTGCGGCAG ATTGGATTCTTCAAGAGGGAGCAGTACCCCGAGGCCACTGTGCCCCAGTACCACGCGGTGAAGATACCTCGAGAAGACAGACAGCAGTTCAAGGAGGAGAAGACAGGCACCATCCTGCGGAACAACTGGGGCAGCCCCCTGAGGGAGGGCTCCGACGCACACCCCATCCTGGCTGCTGATGGGCACCCTCAGCTGGGCTCTGATGAGCACCCTGCACCAGGCACTGCCTAG
- the ITGA7 gene encoding integrin alpha-7 isoform X5 codes for MARTLGRDPWLGPGICYLLGSLLAGLLSLRAVAFNLDVMGALRKEGEPGSLFGFSVALHRQLQPRPQSWLLVGAPQALALPGQQANRTGGLFACPLSLEETDCYRMDIDRGADVQKESKENQWLGVSVRSQGPGGKIVTCAHRYEARQRVDQVLETRDVIGRCFVLSQDLAIHDELDGGEWKFCEGRPQGHEQFGFCQQGTAAAFSPDSHYILFGAPGTYNWKGTARVELCVQGPTDLVHLDDGPYEAGGEKEQDPRLIPVPANSYLGFSIDSGKGLLRAEELSFVAGAPRANHKGAVVILRKDSASRLVPEVMLSGERLTSGFGYSLAVADFNNDGWTDLVVGAPYFFERQEELGGAVYVYMNQAGHWAGVSPVRLCGSPDSMFGISLAVLGDLNKDGFTGVTGTRKGSGEESRGRDVAVGAPFDGDGKVFVYHGSSLGVVTKPSQVLEAEAVGLKSFGYSLSGGLDVDGNLYPDLLVGSLADMAVLFRARPVLHVSHEVFIAPKTIDLEQPTCAGGHSVCVDLRVCFSYMATPSSDSPIVALEYVLDGDTDRRLRGQVPRVTFLSRSPDDPKHQASGTMWLKHPHDRVCGDTMFQLQENVKDKLRAIVVTLSYSLQTPRLRQQAPGQGLPPVAPILNVHQPSTERAEIHFLKQGCGEDKVCQSNLQLAHARFCARVSDTEFQPLPMDSDGTTALFALSGQPVMGLQLKVTNLPSDPAQPQANGDDAHEARLLVTLPAPLHYSGVRALDPAEKPLCLSNENASHVECELGNPMKRGAQVAFYLLLSTSGITIETTELEVELLLATISEQELHPVSAQARVFIELPLSITGVAIPQQLFFSGVVRGESAMRSEWDVGSKVKYEVTVSNQGQSLNTLGSAFLNIMWPHEISNGKWLLYPMRVELEGGQGPGQKGLCSPRPNTLRLDVDIRDRRRRELQLLEPPEPHELPVWSPSWWPVSSAERKRNITLDCARGTASCVVFSCPLYSFDRAAVLHIWGRLWNSTFLEEYSAMKSLEVIVRANITVKSSIKNLLLRDASTVIPVEVYLDPAVVGTAGVPWWVILLAVLAGLLVLALLVLLLRQIGFFKREQYPEATVPQYHAVKIPREDRQQFKEEKTGTILRNNWGSPLREGSDAHPILAADGHPQLGSDEHPAPGTA; via the exons GCTGCTGGTGGGTGCTCCGCAGGCCCTAGCTTTGCCTGGGCAGCAGGCGAATCGCACCGGAGGCCTCTTCGCTTGCCCCCTGAGCCTGGAAGAGACTGACTGCTACAGAATGGACATCGACCGGGGAG CTGATGTACAGAAGGAGAGCAAGGAGAACCAGTGGTTGGGAGTCAGTGTTCGGAGCCAGGGGCCCGGGGGCAAGATTGTC ACCTGTGCACACCGATATGAGGCACGGCAGCGAGTGGACCAGGTCCTGGAGACGAGGGATGTGATCGGTCGCTGCTTTGTGCTAAGCCAAGACCTGGCCATCCATGATGAGTTGGATGGCGGGGAGTGGAAGTTCTGTGAGGGCCGCCCCCAGGGCCACGAGCAATTTGGGTTCTGCCAGCAGGGCACGGCCGCAGCCTTCTCCCCAGACAGCCACTATATCCTCTTTGGGGCCCCAGGAACCTATAACTGGAAGG GCACGGCCAGGGTGGAGCTCTGTGTGCAGGGCCCAACGGACCTGGTGCACCTGGACGATGGGCCGTACGAGGCGGGGGGTGAGAAGGAGCAGGACCCCCGCCTCATCCCAGTCCCGGCCAACAGCTACCTTG GTTTCTCCATCGACTCGGGGAAGGGTCTGTTGCgtgcagaggagctgagcttTGTGGCAGGAGCCCCCCGAGCCAACCACAAGGGTGCTGTGGTCATTCTTCGCAAAGACAGCGCCAGTCGCCTTGTGCCTGAGGTTATGCTGTCTGGGGAGCGCCTGACCTCTGGGTTTGGCTACTCGCTGGCTGTGGCTGATTTCAACAATGATGG CTGGACAGACCTGGTAGTGGGTGCCCCCTACTTCTTTGAGCGCCAAGAGGAGCTGGGGGGTGCCGTGTATGTGTACATGAACCAGGCGGGCCACTGGGCTGGAGTATCCCCTGTCCGGCTCTGTGGCTCCCCTGACTCCATGTTCGGGATCAGCCTCGCTGTCCTAGGGGACCTCAACAAGGATGGCTTCACAGGTGTGACTGGGACTCGGAAAGGCTCAGGGGAGGAAAGCAGGGGCAGAG ATGTTGCTGTGGGGGCTCCCTTTGATGGGGATGGGAAGGTCTTCGTCTACCATGGAAGCAGCCTGGGGGTTGTCACCAAACCTTCCCAG GTGCTGGAGGCTGAGGCTGTGGGTTTAAAGAGCTTCGGCTACTCACTGTCAGGAGGCCTAGATGTGGATGGGAACCTTTACCCCGACCTGCTGGTGGGCTCTCTGGCTGACATGGCAGTGCTCTTCAG GGCCAGACCTGTCCTCCATGTCTCCCATGAAGTCTTCATTGCTCCGAAAACCATTGATTTAGAACAGCCCACTTGTGCTGGCGGCCACTCGGTCTG TGTGGACCTAAGGGTCTGTTTCAGCTACATGGCCACCCCCAGCAGCGATAGCCCTATTGTGG CCCTGGAATATGTGTTAGATGGGGACACAGACCGGAGGCTCCGGGGCCAGGTCCCCCGTGTGACCTTCTTGAGCCGTAGCCCAGACGACCCCAAGCACCAGGCCTCAGGCACCATGTGGCTGAAGCACCCGCATGACCGAGTGTGTGGAGATACCATGTTCCAGCTGCAG GAAAATGTCAAAGACAAGCTTCGGGCTATTGTGGTGACCTTGTCCTATAGTCTCCAGACCCCTCGGCTCCGGCAACAGGCTCCTGGCCAGGGGCTGCCACCAGTGGCCCCCATTCTTAATGTCCACCAGCCCAGCACTGAGCGGGCAGAG ATCCACTTCCTGAAGCAAGGCTGTGGTGAAGACAAAGTCTGCCAGAGCAATCTGCAGCTGGCCCACGCCCGCTTCTGTGCCCGGGTCAGCGACACAGAGTTCCAGCCTCTGCCCAT GGATTCAGATGGGACAACAGCTCTGTTTGCCCTGAGTGGGCAGCCAGTCATGGGTCTGCAGCTGAAGGTCACCAACCTGCCTTCagacccagcccagccccaggccaaTGGAGATGATGCCCATGAAGCCCGGCTCCTGGTCACCCTTCCTGCCCCTCTGCATTACTCAGGGGTCCGGGCGCTGGACCCTGCG GAGAAGCCTCTCTGCCTGTCCAATGAGAATGCCTCCCACGTTGAGTGTGAGCTCGGGAACCCCATGAAGAGAGGTGCCCAG GTTGCCTTCTACCTCCTCCTTAGCACCTCAGGGATCACTATTGAGACCACGGAGCTGGAGGTGGAGCTGCTGCTAGCCAC GATCAGTGAGCAGGAGCTGCATCCGGTCTCTGCCCAAGCCCGAGTCTTCATCGAGCTGCCACTGTCCATCACAGG GGTGGCCATTCCCCAGCAGCTCTTCTTCTCTGGTGTCGTGCGGGGTGAGAGTGCCATGCGGTCTGAGTGGGATGTGGGCAGTAAGGTCAAGTATGAGGTCACG GTCTCCAACCAAGGCCAGTCTCTCAACACCCTGGGCTCTGCTTTCCTCAACATCATGTGGCCCCATGAGATTTCCAATGGGAAATGGCTGCTGTACCCCATGCgggtggagctggagggagggcaggggcctGGACAGAAGGGGCTCTGTTCCCCTAGGCCCAACACTCTCCGCCTG GATGTGGACATCAGGGACAGGAGGCGGCGGGAGCTGCAGCTGCTGGAGCCGCCAGAGCCACATGAGTTGCCAGTGTGGAGCCCATCCTGGTGGCCAGTGTCCTCtgctgagaggaagagaaatatcaCCTTG GACTGTGCCCGTGGTACGGCCAGCTGTGTGGTGTTCAGCTGCCCTCTTTACAGCTTTGACCGTGCGGCTGTGCTGCACATCTGGGGCCGGCTCTGGAACAGCACCTTCTTGGAG GAGTACTCAGCCATGAAGTCCCTGGAAGTGATTGTCCGAGCCAACATCACTGTGAAGTCTTCCATCAAAAACCTGCTGCTCAGAGATGCCTCCACAGTG ATCCCAGTGGAGGTATACTTGGACCCTGCAGTGGTGGGGACGGCGGGAGTGCCCTGGTGGGTCATCCTCCTGGCGGTGCTGGCTGGGCTGCTGGTGCTGGCGCTGCTGGTCCTGCTCCTGCGGCAG ATTGGATTCTTCAAGAGGGAGCAGTACCCCGAGGCCACTGTGCCCCAGTACCACGCGGTGAAGATACCTCGAGAAGACAGACAGCAGTTCAAGGAGGAGAAGACAGGCACCATCCTGCGGAACAACTGGGGCAGCCCCCTGAGGGAGGGCTCCGACGCACACCCCATCCTGGCTGCTGATGGGCACCCTCAGCTGGGCTCTGATGAGCACCCTGCACCAGGCACTGCCTAG